Part of the Pangasianodon hypophthalmus isolate fPanHyp1 chromosome 9, fPanHyp1.pri, whole genome shotgun sequence genome is shown below.
AATAAATGCTCTATGTACACGACTCGAAATTGCAGCTCGAGTAGCGCCTCGTCCATAAGGGCAAGTGGGGCTGAGCCCCATCATTTATATCAGATGTTCAActaatattaatcttcataaggTCCTGATTCATAACTCCATACATTCTAAACTTAATTGAAaaactaattacctcttttaaGCAACCCAATGATAAATGTTATGTGACATATATAAGCCGAATTTCCATTGATTTGCTTGTGTTTCGGTTAGCTTTGGgtattttgtgtggtttttgagatgtatgatgtgttgttaatTCTGAACTGCCTATTatggggttactctaaaaactagatagtagcctctagtgtgtgtgatatgctatatatatatatatatatatatatatatatatatatatatataagtcaaGTATGATAGCCTCctgacttaattttgtttgagtcTATGGCATTATTAATGTCAGCTCCATAGTAAAGTCAATAATTACCAATTAAGATGCAATTCTCtctttttactttaataagGTCAACTTCTTTCTACATTTTGAAGTACTACAATAATTAGCTTATTTGTCTTACATGTATAAATGGAAATTTGGGTAGATGTgccattataaataataaacagcattTGGAAGAGGAAAGATCTGTCAGATGAATGACAATCTACTTTAATAATACATAtagaatgacaaaaatataaacaaatgtttatatcTTGCACAGAAATAGGAAACAAATCACTAACATTTTAAGAGGAAAATTTTagaataagattttttttatatatatatacattttaaaataagaaataattgaAAGGATGGGACATGTATGGTAATAGATCAGTGACACTGTGAGAATTTGTTATAAATATGAATGTGGAAAATGGCATGTGcactttttaaacagttttctgCAGTACATGTTTATATATCACTCCCCAGTATACTTTGTAGCCCTCatctgatattaaaaaaaaaaaaaaagatgagtcaTGGCCCTCAGTCATGACCAACTTTTTCATCAGATAAGAAGTCAATAATTCTGTGATATTGCACCCAGTTATTTAACAGTACAGGCAGGAAAACCAAGAACAAAGACATGCATGATGCAAATATCATTAGAGCCcataaagtaataaattaaataaaactaaacaatGTACAAATACTGgttttgaaaaatgtacatCTGCTCTTGACTGTGCTTTTTCAAAACCAAAACATTTCTGGGTTCAGATATATAACCATGTAGGCACATTAAAAACAGGCTTCGATTATCTATGCCACTTGTGGCATGCATGTTAGGAATCACAGATCGCaaaattgcttttaaaatgtgtacatCATCTGGCATACTGTCGACCTTGCACATGAGCACCACGTGTGACTGCCACAGGATTTTCCAAATTGCACACACTGCTAAGTAATGAACTGAAccaaaaaatgtgtttctgtacTATTCATCAAATTACTATTCAAGTCATTTGTATGCTGTGGACAATACACTGTACTGGCATCGTAGAACAACGAACGAAGTGCTTTTAGAAGACACAGCCAATGGCAGGCTTAAAAAAGCCTAAAGTCTTTAATGACTCTAATGAGGATGCATACTTTGATATCTAAGAGCCATCCTCTTGCTACTGAATTCTGAACTGGAGAGATCATTGTGTACAAGCCATTTGAGAAGTGTGACTATTTCATGTAGATAACGAATAAGAAAAATAGGCGTGTTATGAATCGTTTATGGTTACTTTGCAGAGGAGTTGGTTTGAGACCTAAAATTGTGAAAATCATATCATCAACCATATACTGACAAAGACACAGAATACACACTGTTTcataaatctgaaatgttctgtgtcttaaaatgtaaattgaaTGACAGAACCTAGATAGATATATCCTGCTGAAGTGATTTCCTTCAGGAAAAAATCAGCAAGCagtctcattcattcattagggaaacacattttttcaaatgttcaaaATCGAACCAGAACTGGCATAGCATGTCTTCCAAGCACATTTAATAAACTATGAACATGTAGACAGCAATTATTTTCAATAACATTGCAACTGCTATCATTAATTGTCATTAGCAGAGGTGTTTTAGTGACATGCCTCTGCAGAAACACCCATGACTTATCCTACCAAGAGAAATGTCACTTGTGTCAGAACACGTGTCAGACCTTTCAGGTATTTTCTCAGACTTTTGTGGAGTCTAATATTGTAGCTAAAACGTCTTGCATGGGAATGTTTGTACGATCACACTTTACTGTTTGGCCAGTGCACTTGTGCTTGTAACAAACAAGGTAAAACCATGCTCAATTACAGTTTGAATGACAAGTTGGATGAAACTACAACAGGAACTATGGTGATAGATAATGGTTATATAATTCAAATGATCTCCTTAACAAATGTACCCATCTTGCAAGTTTCTGTACTTCATTAGAATGGTAACTGTAGATTTTTGAAGCTTCATGACCATCTTGTCATAATTTTTCCTCTTACTTTTAGACCCACTCTGCCAGCTGCCTCCATTCTGTTTCAATCTCAGAATGAATTCCAGAGTAAATCGAATGAGTGACcatttgaaaataatcataGGTATTTCTTCCAATTCATGCATGACCTAGATTAAATCCTATTAATTTTATGGTTTTTAAATCCCGCAGACTTGCATTGTAAAATATTGATGTGTTTCACAGTTATCAGGTCATTCATACCTGTCTCGTTTTTGCTGAGGTCTCGATGAAAGGAATTCCATAGCTACGTGCTAAATCCTGAGCCTGCTTGGTATCCACTGTGCGGGATGGCAGGTCACACTTATTTCCCACCAGCACCATGGGGACATCCTCAGAGTCTTTCACTCTCTTAATCTGCTCTCTgcaaaaccacacaaacatacaaGATGATGGCAAGATAAAGCAGCGCAGGAAGTATCAAATTAACCTAAAAAATATCTATGCTGAAGAGATAAACTCTATCTCTATTATACATAACTGTCCTCACCTGTAGTGGTGAATGTCCTCAAAAGACTTGGTGTTATTAATGGCAAAGACACAGAGGAAGCCCTCCCCTGTCCTCATGTATTGATCTCTCATGGCGCTGTACTCCTCCTGACCTGCTGTGTCCAGGATGTCCAACAGACATGTCTCCCCATCAATCACCACCTGCTTCCTGTACGAGTCCTACACAAGCATGACATCAGCCAACATCATTACATGCCAGTGGCTATTTCAACATAACTTAGTCATATGTACAGATGTGTGTTACGCATCTACCATCTCAACCCCATGCTGCCTAACACTAATAACTTTACAGTAGGGTTGTTAGGATTGTGTCAGTGGTTGTCACCGTGTATAATCATACGGTTACCTCACTACTGACTTTTTCAAAAGACAATTTTGTCTGTTACCATCTACCCGttcatttttcttgtgtttttttttttttaacccgaGCAAGTTCCTTACTCCAATAGTTCCTTTTTGTGTCTGACTGCGACTCCCAAAAATTTCACAACGCCCTCCCTCTGGACTCGCCCTAAATCACACTACAACAACCTCAGTTTCTCAGAACAGGGGAAGCGACTGCATTGGAAATATTTTGGCTGTGTAATCCTTTACTGTTGTTAGAGAttttatggggaaaaaactcTCAAAAAATATCTTTCTGAGAAAGAAGAGCAATTAGGgggtttgttttttccccacctttgattatatatatataattttcatcttgtgtgtgtatttaagtaGTCAGTTAATACTGTGAAACTGGGATATTTTTAGGCTAGGTTATCATACTCCTGAAATTTCAAACCATAGCACAGCACTATACAGTGAtctcactgacactgtgtaagaTCACACAGTCCCTGTGTGCCACTAAACCTATTTTCATTATTCAGAAAACAGCAACCTGGCattctataattatttaatcaaaagTGAGTGCAGACACATATGCATACTGTGACTGTGATAGGCCCAGACCAGGAAGTTAGCAGCCTGAAACCAGAAAAACCAGCTTGCAGTGTGTCTCTTACAcaccatttttcttttatactcTGGATGACTTTCACACCTTTGTAAGTGATGGACAGTGGGTACATTAAAACATTCTTTCATAGAatcaaacacatgcacatgttACCTCTATAGTAGGGTCATATTCATCTACAAAGTGGTTCTGGATGAGCTGGATGGTGAGAGCGCTTTTTCCAACGCCTCCAGCTCCGACCACCACCAGCTTATATTCTGTCATTCTTCACCTGGATGAAACACAGCACA
Proteins encoded:
- the kras gene encoding GTPase KRas isoform X3 — its product is MTEYKLVVVGAGGVGKSALTIQLIQNHFVDEYDPTIEDSYRKQVVIDGETCLLDILDTAGQEEYSAMRDQYMRTGEGFLCVFAINNTKSFEDIHHYREQIKRVKDSEDVPMVLVGNKCDLPSRTVDTKQAQDLARSYGIPFIETSAKTRQGVDDAFYTLVREIRKHKEKMSKEGKKKKKKSKTKCILM
- the kras gene encoding GTPase KRas isoform X1, encoding MTEYKLVVVGAGGVGKSALTIQLIQNHFVDEYDPTIEDSYRKQVVIDGETCLLDILDTAGQEEYSAMRDQYMRTGEGFLCVFAINNTKSFEDIHHYREQIKRVKDSEDVPMVLVGNKCDLPSRTVDTKQAQDLARSYGIPFIETSAKTRQRVEDAFYTLVREIRQYRLKKLSKEEKTPSCIKLKKCIVMGLMMPFIL
- the kras gene encoding GTPase KRas isoform X2, giving the protein MTEYKLVVVGAGGVGKSALTIQLIQNHFVDEYDPTIEDSYRKQVVIDGETCLLDILDTAGQEEYSAMRDQYMRTGEGFLCVFAINNTKSFEDIHHYREQIKRVKDSEDVPMVLVGNKCDLPSRTVDTKQAQDLARSYGIPFIETSAKTRQRVEDAFYTLVREIRQYRLKKLSKEEKTPSCIKLKKCIVM